The following are from one region of the Pseudazoarcus pumilus genome:
- a CDS encoding EAL domain-containing response regulator encodes MNHDRDELDSHAAGNAAMPAHAWRVLVVDDEPEVFAITRLVLGRMQFRARPVHVEGVASAADAREYLARHPDTAVVLLDLVMEEDDAGLHLVRHIRERAGLRHVQILVRTGHPGVAPEAEVIAAYDINGYYLKTELTAQRLRSAITFALRNLEAVGAAPNLSSGAAKDVMQRSIERVTRATEEPPLVEPRMHLASGEISAYEVMVSPVRGLAPDEFSTALERLSPAVGLAWDRRLIGMLPDLYAALVGKPGGTRLAFRLLSLGFGGEDGVRMFEDMLDRTGLAASAFELCVPEHGLSDWSERCASLRKRGVILTLDGVGLGALSLPEIQRFRPDIVALHPAIVGHVSEDAERAAIVRSVVALTHTLGAHSLARGVVSTDDIQFCKWEGCEFVQGPAVSPAVDIAPAFPPHLH; translated from the coding sequence ATGAACCACGACAGGGATGAGCTCGATTCGCACGCGGCCGGCAACGCCGCGATGCCCGCGCATGCGTGGCGGGTTCTCGTCGTCGATGACGAACCCGAGGTGTTCGCGATTACCCGCCTCGTTCTGGGGCGCATGCAGTTTCGGGCGCGACCGGTGCATGTCGAGGGCGTTGCGAGTGCGGCAGACGCACGTGAATACCTCGCACGCCATCCCGATACGGCGGTCGTGCTGCTCGATCTGGTCATGGAAGAGGACGACGCCGGCCTGCATCTGGTCCGCCACATTCGTGAGCGAGCCGGCCTGAGGCACGTGCAGATACTCGTTCGAACAGGACATCCCGGGGTCGCACCCGAAGCAGAAGTCATCGCCGCCTACGACATCAACGGCTACTACCTGAAGACGGAACTGACCGCTCAGCGACTGCGTTCGGCGATCACCTTCGCGTTGCGCAATCTGGAGGCTGTGGGTGCCGCACCAAACCTTTCGTCGGGCGCCGCCAAGGACGTGATGCAACGCTCGATCGAGCGTGTAACCCGCGCAACCGAAGAACCGCCGTTGGTCGAACCCCGCATGCATCTCGCATCGGGAGAGATCTCTGCGTACGAAGTGATGGTCAGCCCGGTTCGCGGACTGGCGCCCGACGAGTTTTCAACAGCCCTGGAAAGATTGTCACCAGCGGTCGGTCTGGCCTGGGATCGACGACTGATCGGCATGTTGCCCGACCTCTACGCCGCGCTGGTCGGCAAACCGGGGGGAACGCGACTGGCTTTCCGCCTGCTGTCGCTCGGCTTCGGCGGCGAGGACGGGGTCAGGATGTTCGAGGATATGCTCGATCGAACGGGCCTGGCGGCGAGCGCCTTCGAGTTGTGCGTGCCCGAACATGGGCTTTCAGACTGGTCCGAACGATGTGCCTCACTGCGCAAACGCGGGGTGATCCTGACGCTCGACGGTGTCGGCCTGGGTGCGTTGTCACTGCCCGAGATCCAGCGATTCCGGCCCGATATCGTCGCCCTCCACCCGGCGATCGTCGGGCATGTCAGCGAGGATGCCGAAAGAGCGGCGATCGTGCGTAGCGTGGTCGCGCTCACCCACACTCTGGGCGCGCACTCGCTCGCACGCGGCGTCGTCTCGACCGATGACATCCAGTTCTGCAAGTGGGAGGGCTGCGAGTTCGTCCAGGGGCCCGCGGTGTCACCCGCCGTCGACATCGCCCCTGCGTTCCCACCGCATCTGCACTAA
- the fmdA gene encoding formamidase, protein MAETLVKVDLNQSPYDNDMVHNRWHPDIPMACWVKPGDDFILETYDWTGGAIKNNDDASDVRDVDLTTVHFLSGPVGVEGAEPGDLLVVDLLDVGAKDESMWGFNGFFSQKNGGGFLTEHFPEAQKSIWDFHGMFTTSRHIPGVRFAGLIHPGLIGCLPDRKMLDMWNTREKALIDTDPDRVPPLAAPPSAPTAHMGKMSGDGRDKAAAEGARTVPPREHGGNCDIKDLSRGSRIFFPVYVKGGGLSVGDLHFSQGDGEITFCGAIEMAGWVHMRVSLIKGGVAKYGIKNPIFKPSPITPNYNDYLIFEGISVDERGEQHYLDVHIAYRQACLNAIEYLKKFGYSGAQGYAILGTAPVQGHISGVVDIPNACATLWLPTEIFEFDINPSTQGPVKHISGGVDVPLAPDR, encoded by the coding sequence ATGGCAGAGACTCTCGTTAAGGTAGATCTGAACCAGTCGCCCTACGACAACGACATGGTTCATAACCGTTGGCACCCCGATATTCCGATGGCCTGCTGGGTGAAGCCGGGCGACGACTTCATCCTCGAGACTTACGACTGGACGGGCGGCGCAATCAAGAACAACGACGACGCCTCGGACGTGCGCGATGTCGACCTCACGACCGTGCACTTCCTCTCCGGCCCGGTCGGGGTGGAAGGAGCAGAACCGGGGGATCTGCTCGTCGTCGATCTGCTGGATGTCGGCGCCAAGGATGAGAGCATGTGGGGCTTCAACGGCTTCTTCTCCCAGAAGAACGGCGGTGGCTTCCTGACCGAGCACTTCCCGGAGGCGCAGAAGAGCATCTGGGATTTCCATGGCATGTTCACGACCAGCCGTCACATTCCGGGAGTGCGCTTTGCGGGCCTGATCCACCCGGGCCTGATCGGCTGCCTGCCCGACCGCAAGATGCTCGACATGTGGAACACCCGCGAGAAGGCGCTGATCGATACCGACCCCGATCGAGTACCGCCACTTGCCGCACCGCCCAGCGCACCTACGGCTCACATGGGCAAGATGAGTGGTGATGGACGTGACAAGGCTGCCGCGGAGGGCGCACGCACGGTGCCGCCGCGCGAACATGGTGGCAACTGCGACATCAAGGATCTGTCGCGTGGCTCCCGGATCTTCTTTCCGGTGTACGTGAAAGGCGGCGGTCTGTCGGTGGGTGATCTGCACTTCTCACAGGGCGATGGCGAGATCACTTTCTGCGGCGCCATCGAGATGGCCGGCTGGGTCCACATGCGCGTGTCGCTGATCAAGGGCGGCGTTGCCAAATACGGCATCAAGAACCCCATCTTCAAGCCGAGTCCGATCACGCCGAACTACAACGACTACCTGATCTTCGAGGGGATTTCGGTGGACGAGCGCGGCGAGCAGCACTATCTGGATGTCCACATCGCATACCGGCAGGCCTGCCTGAACGCGATCGAATATCTGAAGAAGTTCGGTTACTCCGGAGCCCAGGGCTACGCGATTCTGGGCACGGCGCCGGTGCAGGGGCACATCAGCGGTGTGGTCGACATCCCCAACGCCTGCGCGACCCTGTGGCTTCCGACCGAGATCTTCGAGTTCGACATCAACCCGAGTACCCAGGGGCCGGTCAAGCACATCTCCGGCGGGGTAGACGTACCGCTCGCTCCCGATCGTTGA
- a CDS encoding FmdB family zinc ribbon protein, whose translation MPVYEFLCDACGDFTAVRRVSERDAACNCPRCGQPSARVLLTAPKLGVMSSSQRNAHMTNERSAHQPLSSAEYKERHRHGPGCGCCNGAKNRKTNVSADGAKSFPGTRPWMISH comes from the coding sequence ATGCCCGTCTACGAATTCCTCTGTGACGCCTGTGGCGACTTCACCGCAGTTCGTCGCGTGAGCGAGCGCGATGCTGCCTGCAACTGCCCTCGGTGCGGCCAGCCTTCCGCGCGTGTACTGCTCACTGCGCCCAAACTGGGCGTCATGTCTTCGAGCCAACGAAATGCACATATGACCAACGAACGCTCGGCACACCAACCCCTGAGCTCTGCCGAATACAAGGAACGTCACCGTCACGGCCCCGGATGCGGCTGCTGCAATGGTGCGAAGAACCGCAAGACGAACGTCTCTGCCGACGGCGCGAAGAGCTTCCCCGGGACGCGTCCGTGGATGATCAGTCACTGA
- a CDS encoding acetamidase/formamidase family protein: protein MSQQTGNFASDAYPSAMRARAWSAVLAHLRLTACSAGPAARLLGFATVRDSPSGARFGHLRGGAQTLMSLGDQARDSAMIVFVCHHGSGRVTTSERGEAIAVGDGFVMDAHSDWRIDFDEDFAATVVVLGDAGFARRVLNTRRSDFHCISRSAALGAIATELVRSAGERLEALESGDLGQLEAALTGMMLPALAHETEDVTESTSTSVQLAHLRRVCQLIDSHLTEADLDLARIAHEARLSPRYVQRLFAGAGTTFGAHVRKRRLYRCRNDLRDPALSHFAIGELCFRWGFGDAANFTRAFVREFGCTPSACRALAQAPEPVRLRGRPDSAGVPSLSAHPGATTLRREIDAQYRDDVGAAHHYLHATSETVHWGYFNRFLEPVARVRSGDRITIEALTQHATDDVERMVRDDPGAESVFRWDAGGKAVERRGAGPLDASIFGRGAGEGFGVHVCTGPVYVEEAEPGDVLEVRIVDIRQRPSRNPEYAGRSFGSNAATWWGYHYHDLLTEPRPREVVTIYELHATGYDNFARAVYSFRWTPQTDPSGVRHDTIDYPGVPVDHATIHKCHGVLDGVRIPLRPHFGVLAVAPRQEVDVDSIPPGCFGGNLDNWRAAPGASLFLPVGVPGALFSVGDPHASQGDSELCGTAIECSLTGDFDLIVHKASALDDHFLAELDHPFLETPDEWVIQGLSHPNHLVELGPAAQTEVYKRASLDLAMRDAFRKTRRFLMTAHGLSEDEAISLLSVGVDFGVTQVVNGNLGVHAIVRKSMLREREG, encoded by the coding sequence ATGAGCCAACAGACCGGGAACTTCGCCAGCGATGCCTATCCGAGCGCCATGCGCGCACGCGCCTGGTCGGCGGTGCTCGCGCACCTGCGGCTGACGGCCTGCTCCGCTGGCCCTGCGGCACGGCTGCTCGGTTTCGCCACGGTGCGTGATTCCCCATCCGGTGCACGCTTCGGCCACCTCAGGGGCGGGGCGCAGACGCTCATGTCGCTGGGGGATCAGGCACGGGACAGTGCGATGATCGTGTTCGTCTGCCACCACGGCTCGGGGCGCGTCACGACCAGCGAGCGAGGGGAGGCGATCGCGGTCGGCGACGGCTTCGTGATGGATGCGCACAGCGACTGGCGCATCGACTTCGACGAAGATTTCGCAGCGACGGTGGTGGTGCTGGGCGATGCCGGCTTCGCCAGACGGGTGCTGAACACGCGCCGCTCCGACTTCCACTGCATCAGCCGGTCTGCTGCCCTGGGTGCCATCGCGACGGAACTCGTGCGCTCGGCAGGCGAGCGTCTGGAAGCGCTGGAATCGGGCGATCTCGGTCAGCTCGAGGCCGCGCTGACCGGGATGATGCTGCCCGCGCTGGCGCACGAGACGGAAGATGTTACGGAGAGCACCTCGACTTCGGTGCAACTGGCCCATCTTCGCCGCGTCTGCCAGTTGATCGACTCGCACCTGACGGAGGCCGATCTCGACCTTGCGCGCATCGCGCACGAGGCGCGCTTGTCGCCACGCTATGTTCAACGCCTGTTCGCCGGGGCGGGTACGACCTTCGGCGCGCACGTGCGCAAGCGGCGCCTGTATCGATGCCGCAACGATCTGCGCGATCCCGCGCTTTCTCACTTTGCAATCGGTGAATTGTGTTTCCGCTGGGGGTTTGGCGATGCGGCCAATTTCACGCGGGCATTCGTGCGCGAATTCGGCTGCACGCCCAGTGCATGCCGGGCACTCGCGCAGGCGCCGGAGCCGGTGCGCCTGCGCGGACGCCCGGACTCTGCGGGCGTACCGTCGCTCAGTGCGCATCCGGGCGCCACGACCCTCAGGCGGGAGATCGATGCGCAGTACCGCGATGATGTCGGTGCTGCGCACCACTACCTGCACGCCACTTCCGAGACCGTGCACTGGGGATATTTCAACCGTTTCCTCGAGCCGGTCGCACGCGTGCGGTCGGGCGACCGCATCACCATCGAGGCACTCACCCAGCACGCCACCGACGATGTGGAACGCATGGTGCGTGACGACCCGGGCGCCGAGAGCGTGTTCCGCTGGGACGCCGGCGGCAAGGCGGTCGAGCGGCGCGGTGCCGGTCCACTCGATGCGTCGATCTTCGGGCGCGGCGCGGGCGAGGGCTTTGGCGTGCATGTGTGCACCGGGCCGGTATATGTCGAAGAGGCCGAGCCGGGCGACGTGCTCGAGGTACGCATCGTGGACATCCGTCAGCGCCCGAGCCGCAACCCGGAGTACGCCGGGCGCAGTTTCGGCAGCAACGCCGCGACCTGGTGGGGTTACCACTACCACGATCTGCTCACCGAACCGCGCCCGCGCGAGGTGGTGACCATCTACGAACTGCATGCGACGGGGTACGACAACTTCGCGCGTGCCGTCTACAGCTTTCGCTGGACACCGCAGACCGATCCTTCGGGCGTGCGTCACGACACCATCGATTACCCCGGCGTGCCGGTCGATCACGCTACCATCCACAAATGCCATGGCGTGCTCGACGGCGTGCGCATCCCGCTACGCCCGCATTTCGGCGTGCTGGCTGTGGCGCCGCGACAGGAGGTCGACGTCGACTCCATCCCGCCGGGCTGCTTTGGCGGCAATCTCGACAACTGGCGTGCCGCGCCCGGCGCTTCGCTGTTCCTGCCCGTTGGAGTACCCGGTGCATTGTTTTCCGTGGGCGACCCGCACGCCTCGCAGGGCGACTCCGAACTGTGCGGCACCGCCATCGAATGCTCATTGACGGGCGACTTCGACCTGATCGTGCACAAGGCCTCGGCCCTGGATGACCACTTTCTGGCCGAACTCGATCACCCGTTCCTGGAAACTCCCGACGAGTGGGTGATCCAGGGCCTGAGTCATCCGAACCACCTGGTCGAACTGGGCCCGGCTGCGCAGACCGAGGTCTACAAGCGCGCCTCGCTCGATCTGGCGATGCGCGACGCGTTTCGCAAGACCCGACGCTTCCTGATGACCGCGCACGGCTTGAGCGAGGACGAGGCCATCTCGCTGTTGTCGGTGGGGGTGGATTTCGGGGTGACGCAGGTGGTCAACGGCAATCTTGGCGTGCACGCGATCGTGCGCAAGTCGATGCTGCGCGAGCGCGAA